From a single Gimesia fumaroli genomic region:
- the rpiB gene encoding ribose 5-phosphate isomerase B, protein MKIAVASDHRGFATKVKILTLLKQLGHEAFDYGPEDGESVDYPDYAIKVAKAITDKSIDRGILICGTGMGMCIVANKFPGVRATPCHDDITAQMSRLHNNSNVLCLSADLLGDRLVNRMIEIWLKEEFEGGRHARRLEKLNKVEEENMPPH, encoded by the coding sequence ATGAAAATTGCAGTTGCCAGTGATCACCGAGGGTTTGCAACCAAGGTCAAAATCCTCACACTTTTAAAACAATTGGGACATGAAGCGTTTGATTACGGTCCTGAAGACGGAGAAAGTGTGGATTACCCGGACTATGCAATCAAAGTGGCGAAAGCCATCACTGATAAATCCATCGACCGCGGTATTCTGATTTGTGGTACCGGAATGGGAATGTGTATTGTCGCCAACAAGTTCCCCGGCGTGCGAGCAACTCCCTGCCATGACGATATCACCGCACAAATGAGCCGCCTGCATAATAATTCGAATGTGCTCTGCCTGTCTGCGGACCTGCTCGGCGATCGACTCGTCAATCGGATGATTGAAATCTGGCTGAAAGAAGAGTTTGAAGGTGGCAGACACGCCCGCCGACTGGAAAAATTGAACAAAGTCGAAGAAGAAAACATGCCACCTCACTAG